The Actinomyces viscosus genome segment GAGGACCTCGTTGTAGATCGCTGCGGAGAGCCCTCCATCGTGATGTAGGAGAAGACCGATGACGGCGGCGACGATGAGCCCCACCCACAGGGGCCAGCCCAGCAGCCAGTTCATGATCTTGCCCAGCAGGTACAGGTTGATGCCGGCGATGAGCAGCTGGGCCAGGGCGAAGCTGAGCGCGTTGACCAGGTGGGCGGCGGTGCCGTAGCGCTTGAGCATGAACTCGGGCACCGAGCGCACCTGGAGCCGTAGTAGAGGGCATCATGACCAGACCAGGAAGATCATGGCCGGGACCGCGCCGATCCAGAAGTAGTGGAAGTCGGCATGCCGTACTCCGGCACCGTTGGCGGACATCCCCATGATCTCAACCGCACCGAGGTTCGCCGAGACAAAGGCGATACCGGTGACCCAGGCCGGCAGGGAACGGCCCGAGGTGAGGAAGCCGTCTGCCGTGCCGCCTTGGACCGGGCGATGAGCCCGACGCCGATGACGAAGGCGAAGTAGATGGCGATAGGGATGTAGTCGTACCAGCGTGCGGCAATGAGCGTGCCGGATGACGCTGGACGATGCTGACAGGCGTGCAGCGTGGAGGACATCGGTGTACCTCTCGAGAATTGTTCAGTTGAGCAAGATCATTCTTGCTGACGGGCAGACTAGCACGGCGTGATACCGGCACGGGAGGTTGGCCTGCCCGGACTTACCGGGGTTGGTGGGTAGAGTGCGCCCATGACTCTGACTGCTGCTGCCGACGGCTCCTCCTGGGCAACCGGGACCGGCCGGCTGGGCCTGGTACGTGGATGACGACTGCTGGGGCCGCCGGAGGCTGGGAGAGCTCGACCAACAACCGCGGCGAGCTCACCGCCGTCCTCGAGCTCCTGCGGGCCACGCAGGCCGCCGGACTCGCCGGTGAGGAGCTCCTCATCCAGTGCGACTCCCAGTACGTCATCAACTCACTGACCAAGTGGCGCCACGGCTGGAAGAGGCGCGGCTGGCGCAAGGCCGACGGCAAGCCTGTCCTCAACGCCGACCTCGTCAAGGACCTCGACGCCGCGCTCGCGGGCCGTAAGGTGCGCTTCGAGTGGGTGCGCGGCCACGTCGGCCACCCCATGAACGAGGCCGCCGCCGCCGCCGCCACCGCCTACCAGCGGGGCGAGCCGGTCCATCGGGCCCGGGTGGCCCCGGCGTGAGCACTCATGAGACCGATGGTGAGGGGACCGGCCCCTCGTCGGGGACTGACATGCGGACTGACGGCGATGTCGTCCCCGGTGCGACGGCCGCCCGTCGAGCCCGCTTGCGCGAGGCCGGTGGCACCCTGTTCTGAGAACCTGGGCTCTGGGACCCAGGACTGACCCTGGTGGCCCGCGGTCTCTCACAGGAACGGCACAGGCGCGTCAAACAGGCGGCATAAGCCTGCGGGCGAGGCTGAAGCCATGACGACGAGCCCCGCCCTCCCCACGCCGGCCACCTCCTCACCCGTGTCCCGCCCCACGGTCCTCAATCGGCTGGCCCACCTGCGCCGCCGCATCCCCACGGTCATCCTCTTCGCCACCGTGTCCTTCTCCGGTTGGACGGTCGACTACGTCCTGGCCCTCGTCCTCAACTCACTGACCGGCTCGGTCCTCTACGCCGTCGTCGGCGCCCGGATCGTCTCCTGCACCCTGGGCTTCCTGCTCAACCGGCGCCTGTTCCGGGCCGCCCCGGAGACCTTCTGGCGCTCCGCCGGCGGCTACGCGGCCGTCCAGGGCGGGGTCGCGGCGACGTCGTACGTCGGTATCTCGGTCCTCACCGGCGCCGGGGCGCCTCTGTGGCTGGCCAAGGTGCTCGTCGACTCCACGCTCTTCATCGTCAACTACCTGGCTCAGTCCCGCCTCGTCTACCGGGCCCCCGCCCCAGCCGAGCAGTCCGTCATGGCTCCGGCTCTGGCGACGGCGGCCCTGAAGCCTGCGGCCTCAATGGCCCCGCCCGTGATCAATGGAGATCATGGGCGGGGCCATTGGTACTGGTCGATGGTCCTGACAGCCGGCCTCGGCTAAGACCCCGGGTGGCGAGACGGGTCAGGGCTG includes the following:
- a CDS encoding ribonuclease H family protein, coding for MTTAGAAGGWESSTNNRGELTAVLELLRATQAAGLAGEELLIQCDSQYVINSLTKWRHGWKRRGWRKADGKPVLNADLVKDLDAALAGRKVRFEWVRGHVGHPMNEAAAAAATAYQRGEPVHRARVAPA